The genomic interval TTTGGTCTCGTGCTATGGTAGATTGGGTAGGTTCTGTTTGAGTATAGATATGCGATGATGTTGTGTTGTATCAGTAGGTGTTTTTATCTAGATGCTGGAGACATGATGCTTTGGTAGATTGATTAGGTATTGTTTGTATAATGATGTTTGGGTGTATCATTACTGGTTTTTTCTAGATGCTAGCGCCATGGTGCTATAGTAAATTGGTGGCTCACGTTTCCAATCTATTGCTGCAGCAAGGGTTTTGCCATTGCTATATGGGCGCCTTATGGATTATTTGTTCTGTGGATTGATTCATGTTTTGTTGATTAGATCCCCCAATTTGTGCTCGATGCTGAAGGCTTGAGCAACCGCTCAATGGTCGCTTGCACCCAGCCGCGGAGGGTGGCAGCTATGTCAGTCTCCCGGCGTGTTGCGGAGGAGATGGATGTTACTATCGGGGAGGAAGTTGGTTACAGCATCCGTTTTGAGGATTGCAGTAGTCACAAAACAGTTCTCAAGTAAGcctttttagtttgtttatgtttaatggAAGAACATGATTAGTTGCACAGCCTTTGGCAGATTGATATGGTGCgtatgtttctttcttttttaggtATTCAAATCTAATCCTGTTGTGTTGAACACTATTGCTTCCTATCAGATATTTGACAGATGGTATGCTTCTGAGAGAAGCTATGGCAGACCCACTTTTAGAGAGGTACAAGGTGATTGTTCTTGATGAGGCCCATGAGCGAACATTAGCAACAGATGTTCTATTTGGGCTTCTGAAGGAGGTTCTAAAGAATAGACCTGATTTGAAGCTTGTTGTTATGAGTGCTACCCTTGAGGCCGAGAAATTTCAGACTTATTTCAGTGGTGCACCATTGATGAAGGTTCCTGGAAGACTTCATCCAGTTGAGATCTTTTACACGCAAGAACCAGAAAGAGACTACCTAGAAGCTTCTATCAGGACAGTTGTGCAGATACATATGTGTGAGCCTGCTGGAGATATCCTTGTTTTCCTTactggagaggaggagattgAGGATGCCTGCCggaaaataaataaggaaGTTAATAACATGGGGGATCAGGTTGGCCCAGTTAAAGTTGTGCCTTTGTATTCTACGCTTCCTCCAGCATTGCAGCAGAAGATTTTTGAACCTGCTCCAGCCCCATTGAAAGAGGGAGGCCCCCCTGGAAGGAAAATTGTTGTGTCCACAAACATTGCTGAGACATCCTTAACCATCGATGGTATAGTGTATGTGATAGACCCAGGGTTTTCCAAACAAAAGGTTTACAATCCAAGGATAAGGGTGGAGTCCCTTCTGGTTTCGCCAATTTCAAAGGCTAGCGCACATCAGAGAGCTGGTCGTGCTGGAAGAACGCAACCTGGAAAGTGTTTCAGGTTATACACAGAGAAGAGTTTTAATGATGATTTACAGCCACAGACGTACCCAGAAATTCTTAGGTCAAATCTGGCAAATACGGTTCTTACCTTGAAGAAGCTTGGGATTGATGATTTAGTGCATTTTGACTTTATGGATCCTCCCGCACCAGAAACTTTAATGAGGGCCTTAGAAGTTCTTAACTATTTGGGGGCACTCGATGATGAAGGAAACCTCACTCCTTTAGGTGAAATAATGAGTGAATTTCCTCTAGATCCTCAGATGTCAAAGATGCTTGTCATCAGTCCAAAGTACAACTGTTCAAACGAGATCCTTTCAATATCTGCCATGCTGTCAGGTATGTCAAACAAAACTTCTTGTCACAGTATTGTTTGCCAGCTAAATTATCGTAGTGCATAATATATTACACCTGCTCTGTTATGCTTGCATCAATTGCACATTGTAGACAACCTTACGATTTTCTAGCATAAGAGTTTGCATCCATGCTAGTCCATTTGCTCTTCCAATATGATTTGTTTAATTCTTTCTGAGCTGTAAGCCTGTAATCAGCAACTGTCATGCACCTAGCTTCTTGAGGTATTGATCAAAATGATCATACAGTTTAGGCTGATGCAGACAGTTGCTGTTTGTTGAGTTATTCtttcaaagaaaatgataTCGTCTTGCCTCTTTGCATCTGCTCTGACCACCATGGACTTTGTCTGTTATTGCCATATTCTTTCTCTAGTACCCAATTGCTTTCTCCGGCCTAGGGATTCACAGAAGGCTGCTGATGAATCGAAAGCTCGATTTGGCCACATTGATGGGGACCACCTGACACTTCTAAACGTGTACCATGCATACAAGCAGAACAGTAAGTTCCATGGCCATTTTCGTTCAGTCTGCACTATGGTAACATTGTCATTGTCTAACAGTTGTCTTTCTGATAATGCAGATGAAGATATCCAGTGGTGTTATGATAACTACATCAATTCCAGAGCTCTAAAGTCTGCTGATAATGTTAGGCAACAGCTTGTTCGCATCATGACCAGATTTAACCTCAAGATGTGCAGCACAGACTTTAATAGTCGGGAATACTACGTCAATATAAGGAAAGCCATGCTTTCAGGGTACTTCATGCAGGTTGCTCACCTGGAGCGAACAGGACATTACCTGACCGTCAAAGATAACCAGGTTGGTATTAGATTTCTGATGTCCAGTCACTTTTTTCACGGGATTATGAAATTGCAACCTTCttactcttttattttatactcaGGTTGTCCATCTTCACCCTTCCAACTGTCTGGACCATAAGCCAGAGTGGGTAATCTACAACGAATATGTCCTGACGACCAGGAATTTCATCCGCACTGTCACTGATATCCGTGGAGAATGGTTAGTCATTTTTGGCATATAGCTAGTGCTTTGCTGAACATTGAAGATTGGAAAGAATTCCtgacatattttgtctttctTTTTCAGGCTGATTGATATAGCTCCACACTATTACGACCTTAGCAATTTCCCCTCATGCGAGGCAAAGCGCGTCCTTGAGAGGCTGTACAACAAGCGGGAGAGGGAAAGAGCTGCTAACAGAAACTGAAGTTGATGTTGTTTCCCTCTTGCGCCTTGCAAGCTGCAACCTAGAAGCAATGGCC from Oryza brachyantha chromosome 3, ObraRS2, whole genome shotgun sequence carries:
- the LOC102703850 gene encoding probable pre-mRNA-splicing factor ATP-dependent RNA helicase DEAH2, translating into MGTERKRKVSLFDVVDETSVSAKLGRAATTNGAAAAGANPSINRWTGRPYSARYLEILEKRRTLPVWQQKDEFLTVLRDNQTLILVGETGSGKTTQIPQFVLDAEGLSNRSMVACTQPRRVAAMSVSRRVAEEMDVTIGEEVGYSIRFEDCSSHKTVLKYLTDGMLLREAMADPLLERYKVIVLDEAHERTLATDVLFGLLKEVLKNRPDLKLVVMSATLEAEKFQTYFSGAPLMKVPGRLHPVEIFYTQEPERDYLEASIRTVVQIHMCEPAGDILVFLTGEEEIEDACRKINKEVNNMGDQVGPVKVVPLYSTLPPALQQKIFEPAPAPLKEGGPPGRKIVVSTNIAETSLTIDGIVYVIDPGFSKQKVYNPRIRVESLLVSPISKASAHQRAGRAGRTQPGKCFRLYTEKSFNDDLQPQTYPEILRSNLANTVLTLKKLGIDDLVHFDFMDPPAPETLMRALEVLNYLGALDDEGNLTPLGEIMSEFPLDPQMSKMLVISPKYNCSNEILSISAMLSVPNCFLRPRDSQKAADESKARFGHIDGDHLTLLNVYHAYKQNNEDIQWCYDNYINSRALKSADNVRQQLVRIMTRFNLKMCSTDFNSREYYVNIRKAMLSGYFMQVAHLERTGHYLTVKDNQVVHLHPSNCLDHKPEWVIYNEYVLTTRNFIRTVTDIRGEWLIDIAPHYYDLSNFPSCEAKRVLERLYNKRERERAANRN